A region of the Cannabis sativa cultivar Pink pepper isolate KNU-18-1 chromosome 3, ASM2916894v1, whole genome shotgun sequence genome:
AAAACAAGCTGTACATATTGGATCACCATGATAGTTTCATGCCATTCGTGAGGCGAGTCAATGATACAACTTCATCAAAGATTTATGCCACCAGAACACTTTTGTTCCTAACCAATGATGGTACTTTGAAGCCATTGGCAATTGAACTAAGCTTACCACATCCAAATGGCGATGCTTTAGGTGCTGTTAGCAAAATTTGTACACCAGCCGAGCAAGGCGTTGAAAGTACCATTTGGCAACTTTCTAAAGCTTATGTCACTGTTAATGACTATGGTCATCACCAACTTGTTAGTCATTGGTATATCTCTGTCATAAAGAAACTAGTTCATATGACTTTGGTTTATGTTTTGAGATTGTTCTGAATATTGTATCGAATTTCAGGTTGAATACTCATGCAGTAGCTGAGCCATTCGTGCTAGCAACAAACCGACAGCTTAGTGTTTTACACCCAATTCACAAGCTGTTGCACCCTCACTTTCGCGACACCATGAATATCAATGCACTTGCTAGGCAACTTCTTGTTAATGGAGGTGGTATTATTGAGTCAGTGGTTTTCCCTGGAAAATATTCCATGGAAATATCTTCAGCTGCTTATAAGAATTGGAATTTAGCTGAACAAGCACACCCAGCTGATCTCATCAAGAGGTATTTTTATTCTTGCAAATTGAGTTGTTAAGAGTTTAAATCAAAAAATGGGAAACTTAATATTTGTTGTTATGCTTTAGGGGGGTGGCAGTTGAGGATCCAAGTTCACCACATGGTGTTCGGCTACTGATAGAGGACTATCCATATGCTGTTGATGGACTCGAAATATGGGCTGCAATGAAAAATTGGGTTCAAGAGTACTGTTCTTTCTACTACAAAAGTGATGAAATTGTTCAAAACGACAAAGAACTCCAAGCATGGTGGAAGGAGCTCAGAGAGGTCGGTCATGGTGACTTAAAAGACAAGTCATGGTGGCCGAGCATGCAGACTCGCGAAGAGTTAGTTGAGACATGCACCACAGCTATATGGACTACTTCTGCTCTTCATGCAGCTGTCAATTTCGGGCAATATCCTTATGGAGGGTACATTccaaaccgtcccacaataagCAGGCGACTCATGCCTGAAGAGGGTACTCGTGAATATGAAGAGCTTAAAACAAATCCAGAGAAGGCTTTCTTGAGAACCATCACTTCTGAGCTGCAGAGCTTAGTTGAGATTTCCATTATTGAGGTCTTGTCTAAGCATGCTTCTGATGAAGTCTATCTTGGCGAAAGAGAAGAAAAATGGACAGCAGAAGCTGAACCTTTGCAGGCCTTTGAGAGATTTGGAAGGAGACTTTCCGAAATTGAAGATGGAATTGTTAAGAGGAACAATGATGCAACATTGAAGAACAGGTATGGGCTTGTTAAGTTCCCATACAATCTTCTCATTCCTAATGGCGAAATTGGTATTGCAGCCAAAGGAATTCCCAACAGTATCTCTATCtaaaaagcttctgatctcttcTTACTCTTGTTGCTATCTATATATTAACTTCTACTTCTCTATATATTATGAGGAGGAAGTTAATGATGAACTCTTTGTTTGTATGGTCTTGTTTGAGCTTGTTTCtcatttgaataaataaagatCTGAAGCTTagtatttaaaaaagaaatcttGTTAAACAATTTCAATTCTGTGACAC
Encoded here:
- the LOC115709296 gene encoding probable linoleate 9S-lipoxygenase 5; its protein translation is MFGIVKPPSIFGGNKKIKGNVVLMKKNVLDFNDMRNGIIDPLSELLGQRVSLQLISSVQTHTGNELKGKLGKESYLENWTNILTLFPLLAGESAYSVHFELEEGFGVPEAFVINNNHTTEFFLKSLTLEDVPDQGQVHFVCNSWVYPANHYNYDRVFFRNKTYLPHQTPAPLIWYREQELVYLRGNGTGERKDGDRIYDYDFYNDLGNPDKGEKHVRPILGGTSEYPYPRRGRTGRPPTKTDPNSESRDIDLLNLNFYIPRDERFGHLKMSDFLVNTLKSVALIIKPAIESLFDRTPAEFDSFKDVLSLYEGGFPLPLTVFETISKNVPLETLKDLFRADGTRFLKYPMPHVIKEDKAAWMTDEEFGREMLAGVNPVVIRRLQEFPPTSKLDPSIYGNQTSNITESHIINNLDGLSVNEALEQNKLYILDHHDSFMPFVRRVNDTTSSKIYATRTLLFLTNDGTLKPLAIELSLPHPNGDALGAVSKICTPAEQGVESTIWQLSKAYVTVNDYGHHQLVSHWLNTHAVAEPFVLATNRQLSVLHPIHKLLHPHFRDTMNINALARQLLVNGGGIIESVVFPGKYSMEISSAAYKNWNLAEQAHPADLIKRGVAVEDPSSPHGVRLLIEDYPYAVDGLEIWAAMKNWVQEYCSFYYKSDEIVQNDKELQAWWKELREVGHGDLKDKSWWPSMQTREELVETCTTAIWTTSALHAAVNFGQYPYGGYIPNRPTISRRLMPEEGTREYEELKTNPEKAFLRTITSELQSLVEISIIEVLSKHASDEVYLGEREEKWTAEAEPLQAFERFGRRLSEIEDGIVKRNNDATLKNRYGLVKFPYNLLIPNGEIGIAAKGIPNSISI